In Streptomyces violaceusniger Tu 4113, one DNA window encodes the following:
- a CDS encoding GntR family transcriptional regulator, translated as MPAERPREHAPPVAAARRRRLRADRARQLADLLRHQVLTGGFPGGVLPLEDALGQDYGASRNTVRQALDLLRAERLVERQPGVGTVVVAEKYPHGLDRLMGLAETLHEHGRVTNEVRTVGPVPAPACVADRLCVPARTDVLYVERLRRLGGLPLSLDLTYLPMDIGAELIGADLENTDVFRLIEKITGQSLGTAGITLEAVNADAHSAAVLQAPRGAAVLMLERLTHLCDGRPVDLEFIRFRGDRITMSGQLRRTA; from the coding sequence ATGCCAGCCGAACGCCCCCGCGAGCACGCCCCGCCGGTCGCCGCCGCGCGCCGCCGGCGGCTCCGCGCCGACCGGGCACGGCAACTCGCCGATCTCCTCCGCCACCAGGTCCTCACCGGCGGCTTCCCCGGAGGCGTACTTCCCCTGGAGGACGCGCTCGGCCAGGACTACGGCGCCTCCCGCAACACCGTGCGCCAGGCGCTCGACCTGCTGCGCGCCGAGCGCCTGGTGGAGCGGCAGCCCGGGGTGGGCACGGTCGTCGTCGCCGAGAAGTACCCGCACGGCCTCGACCGGCTGATGGGCCTGGCCGAGACCCTTCACGAACACGGCCGGGTCACCAATGAGGTGCGCACCGTCGGCCCGGTCCCCGCGCCCGCCTGCGTCGCCGACCGGCTGTGCGTCCCCGCCCGTACCGATGTCCTCTACGTCGAGCGGCTGCGCCGGCTCGGCGGACTCCCGCTCTCCCTCGACCTCACCTACCTCCCGATGGACATCGGCGCCGAGCTGATCGGCGCCGATCTGGAGAACACCGATGTCTTCCGGCTGATCGAGAAGATCACCGGACAGTCCCTGGGCACCGCCGGGATCACCCTCGAGGCCGTCAACGCCGACGCCCACTCGGCCGCCGTTCTGCAGGCCCCGCGCGGTGCGGCGGTCCTGATGCTGGAGCGGCTCACCCATCTGTGCGATGGACGCCCGGTGGACCTGGAGTTCATCCGGTTCCGCGGCGACCGGATCACCATGAGCGGCCAGTTGCGCCGCACCGCCTGA
- the fahA gene encoding fumarylacetoacetase produces MPQRSPLDLPEGDPFGPHNLPYGVFTTPHAPHLRKIGVRYGNHVLDAGAAAAAAASPHAEQLGADTLNPLMAAGRPVWQAVRAEVLDWLTDPAHRSTIEPLMHPLPTVALHLPFEVADYADFYASEHHATNTGRIFRPDGDALTPNWKHMPIGYHGRAGTIVVSGTPIVRPQGQHLPPADTSAPHASSSTPVFGPSLRLDFEAEVAFVVGAPSTVNTPVPLSGFHDHVFGVCLLNDWSARDIQAWEYRPLGPFLGKSFATSLAAWVTPLEALTAARTSPPARDVPPLPYLDDSAAEPGGLDLRLEVALNGHTVSRPPFSAMYWTAAQQLAHLTVNGASLRTGDVFASGTVSGPRPDELGCLLELTWGGRRPLRLPDATRTFLEDGDEVTITAWAPGPQGVRIGLGEVTGQVVPATP; encoded by the coding sequence ATGCCGCAGCGATCCCCGCTGGACCTGCCCGAAGGCGACCCCTTCGGCCCGCACAACCTCCCCTATGGCGTCTTCACCACGCCGCACGCTCCTCATCTGCGGAAAATCGGGGTGCGCTACGGAAACCATGTGCTGGACGCCGGCGCCGCCGCGGCCGCCGCCGCCTCTCCGCACGCCGAACAGCTCGGTGCCGACACCCTCAACCCGCTGATGGCCGCGGGCCGCCCGGTCTGGCAGGCCGTCCGCGCCGAGGTGCTCGACTGGCTCACCGACCCGGCGCACCGGTCGACCATCGAGCCCCTGATGCACCCCCTCCCCACCGTCGCGCTCCATCTCCCCTTCGAGGTGGCCGACTACGCCGACTTCTATGCGAGCGAGCACCACGCCACCAACACGGGCAGGATCTTCCGCCCCGACGGCGACGCGCTCACCCCCAACTGGAAGCACATGCCGATCGGCTACCACGGCCGGGCCGGCACCATCGTCGTCTCGGGCACGCCCATCGTCCGCCCACAGGGCCAGCATCTGCCCCCGGCCGATACCTCCGCACCACACGCTTCCTCCTCCACTCCGGTCTTCGGCCCCTCCCTGCGCCTCGACTTCGAGGCGGAGGTGGCCTTCGTCGTCGGCGCCCCTTCCACTGTTAATACACCGGTGCCCCTCTCCGGGTTCCACGACCACGTCTTCGGCGTCTGTCTCCTCAACGACTGGTCCGCGCGCGACATCCAGGCATGGGAGTACCGCCCGCTCGGCCCCTTCCTCGGCAAGTCCTTCGCCACCTCCCTTGCCGCGTGGGTCACCCCGCTGGAGGCCCTCACCGCCGCCCGTACCAGCCCGCCCGCCCGCGACGTCCCGCCCCTCCCCTACCTGGACGACAGCGCCGCCGAGCCCGGCGGGCTCGATCTGCGTCTCGAGGTCGCCCTCAACGGCCACACGGTCTCCCGTCCGCCCTTCTCCGCCATGTACTGGACCGCGGCCCAGCAGCTCGCGCATCTGACGGTGAACGGCGCCTCGCTGCGCACCGGCGACGTCTTCGCCTCCGGCACGGTCAGCGGGCCGCGCCCGGACGAGCTCGGCTGTCTCCTCGAACTCACCTGGGGCGGCCGCCGGCCCCTGCGTCTCCCCGACGCCACCCGGACGTTCCTGGAGGACGGTGACGAAGTGACCATCACGGCCTGGGCGCCGGGCCCGCAGGGGGTCCGTATCGGCCTGGGCGAGGTGACCGGCCAGGTCGTCCCGGCCACGCCCTGA
- a CDS encoding FAD-dependent oxidoreductase has translation MNDPVVVIGAGPYGLSTAAHLRARGLPVRVFGDPMVSWRERMPAGMLLKSTPVASNIDAPQPGHTLLDFCHAMGGPRYESDWDLIPVETFSAYGLWFQERLVPELERVRVVSVDRRGGRFELKLDSGEQFTARAVVVASGLSGLVHLPHELAAAVPDGPAPGGPVSHSSQHRDLARFQGREVVVVGAGQSALESAVLLAEAGATVRVVARGPRAVAFGSPPDHQPRLRPESPFGRAWSLYALSYHAVGFRRLPAPTREYLVRKVLGPKGAWWLRDRFAGRVRVTQGRRISRVTVRADGRPVLSLHGSGRVGELAADHVMAATGYRMSVAALDFLGPGLRSELVTGAGGPWLDAGYGSSVPGLYFTGLPAAASFGPVMRFVCGTEYASPRLAKAVAAAHG, from the coding sequence ATGAACGATCCAGTAGTGGTCATCGGGGCCGGTCCGTATGGTCTGTCGACCGCGGCTCATCTGCGCGCCCGCGGGCTGCCGGTCCGTGTCTTCGGGGATCCGATGGTGAGCTGGCGCGAGCGGATGCCCGCGGGCATGCTGCTCAAGTCCACACCGGTCGCCTCGAACATCGACGCACCGCAGCCGGGACACACCCTGCTGGACTTCTGCCATGCGATGGGCGGCCCGCGCTATGAGTCGGACTGGGACCTGATCCCCGTCGAGACCTTCTCGGCCTACGGCCTGTGGTTCCAGGAGCGGCTGGTGCCGGAGCTGGAGCGGGTGCGGGTCGTTTCGGTCGACCGGCGGGGCGGCCGGTTCGAGCTGAAGCTGGACTCGGGGGAGCAGTTCACCGCGCGCGCCGTCGTCGTCGCCAGCGGCCTCAGCGGGCTTGTCCACCTCCCCCATGAGCTGGCCGCCGCCGTACCGGACGGGCCCGCTCCCGGCGGCCCCGTCTCGCACAGTTCGCAACACCGTGACCTCGCGCGCTTCCAGGGGCGTGAGGTGGTGGTCGTCGGGGCCGGGCAGTCGGCGCTGGAGAGCGCGGTGCTGCTGGCCGAGGCGGGCGCCACCGTGCGGGTGGTGGCCCGCGGACCGCGCGCGGTCGCCTTCGGCTCCCCGCCGGACCACCAGCCCAGGCTGCGGCCCGAGTCGCCGTTCGGTCGCGCCTGGTCGCTGTACGCGCTGTCGTACCACGCCGTGGGCTTCCGGCGGCTGCCCGCACCGACCCGGGAGTACCTGGTCCGCAAGGTGCTGGGGCCCAAGGGCGCCTGGTGGCTGAGGGATCGGTTCGCCGGACGGGTGCGGGTCACCCAGGGGCGGCGGATCAGCCGGGTCACGGTGCGAGCCGATGGCCGGCCGGTGCTCAGCCTGCACGGGAGCGGCCGGGTCGGTGAGCTGGCCGCCGACCATGTGATGGCCGCGACGGGCTACCGGATGAGCGTCGCCGCGCTGGACTTCCTCGGGCCCGGGCTCCGCTCCGAGTTGGTCACCGGCGCCGGGGGACCCTGGCTCGACGCCGGATACGGCTCCTCGGTCCCCGGGCTGTACTTCACCGGGCTGCCCGCGGCGGCGAGTTTCGGTCCGGTGATGCGGTTCGTCTGCGGCACGGAGTACGCGTCGCCCCGGCTGGCGAAGGCGGTGGCCGCCGCACACGGATGA
- a CDS encoding ATP-grasp domain-containing protein has translation MASSAVPFAVDRSVPALVVKIGHYPLHHGGVGAIRSLGRLGVPMYAVTEDRWTPAALSRYLERAFVWPTTGSERPERLVEGLLRIGRAIGRPTVLLPTDEEAAVLIAEHADRLAGEGGFLFPRAEPELPRRLASKQGLHELCVKHGVPTPEAAFPDTYADVKAFAASARFPVVAKNREAFERRKKPAVGGTTRIEGPRELMELARRWGPRPGVVLQEYLPREDAEDWIVHGYFDSRSTPLAMFTGVKVRSWPPHAGMTACAYVVENEELARMAAQFVQRIGFSGIVDLDWRLDRRDGRYKLLDFNPRMGAQFRLFESAAGIDVVRAQHLDLTGRAVPGAGQRPDRRFTVENIDLPALLAYRRSGYITPHAPARASGTELAWAARDDMKPFFTMLARSLRPGAAQLYRLWRAK, from the coding sequence GTGGCGAGCAGTGCCGTGCCGTTCGCGGTGGACCGTTCCGTACCCGCTCTGGTCGTGAAGATCGGCCACTATCCACTGCATCACGGTGGCGTCGGAGCCATCCGGTCCCTGGGGCGTCTCGGTGTCCCCATGTACGCGGTCACCGAGGACCGCTGGACCCCGGCGGCGCTCTCACGCTATCTGGAGAGGGCCTTCGTCTGGCCGACCACCGGCAGCGAGCGGCCGGAGCGGTTGGTGGAAGGGCTGCTGCGGATAGGCCGGGCGATCGGCCGGCCGACGGTTCTGCTGCCCACGGATGAGGAAGCGGCGGTGCTGATCGCCGAGCACGCGGATCGGCTCGCCGGGGAGGGCGGCTTCCTCTTCCCTCGCGCCGAGCCCGAGTTGCCCAGGCGGCTGGCGAGCAAGCAGGGGCTGCATGAGCTGTGCGTCAAGCACGGGGTGCCCACGCCCGAGGCCGCCTTCCCGGATACCTACGCCGACGTCAAGGCGTTCGCGGCGAGCGCGCGGTTTCCGGTGGTCGCCAAGAACCGGGAGGCGTTCGAGCGGCGGAAGAAGCCCGCGGTGGGCGGCACCACCCGGATCGAGGGCCCGCGGGAGCTGATGGAGCTGGCGCGGCGGTGGGGACCGCGGCCCGGGGTGGTCCTGCAGGAGTATCTGCCGCGCGAGGACGCCGAGGACTGGATCGTGCATGGGTACTTCGACTCCCGGAGTACACCGCTGGCGATGTTCACCGGGGTCAAGGTGCGGTCCTGGCCGCCGCACGCGGGGATGACGGCATGCGCCTATGTAGTGGAGAACGAAGAGCTGGCGCGGATGGCGGCCCAGTTCGTCCAGCGGATCGGCTTCAGCGGCATCGTCGATCTGGACTGGCGCTTGGACCGGCGCGACGGGCGGTACAAGCTGCTGGACTTCAATCCGCGGATGGGCGCCCAGTTCCGGCTCTTCGAGAGCGCTGCGGGGATCGATGTCGTCCGGGCCCAGCATCTCGATCTGACGGGGCGTGCGGTCCCCGGGGCCGGGCAGCGGCCGGACCGCCGGTTCACGGTCGAGAACATCGACCTCCCCGCGCTGCTCGCCTATCGCCGCAGTGGATACATCACCCCGCACGCCCCGGCGAGGGCGAGCGGGACCGAGCTCGCCTGGGCCGCGCGGGACGACATGAAGCCGTTCTTCACCATGCTGGCCCGCTCGCTGCGGCCCGGCGCGGCCCAGCTGTACCGGCTGTGGCGCGCCAAGTGA
- a CDS encoding 4Fe-4S dicluster domain-containing protein, translated as MPLAPQRADVPVTIDESKCIDGCTLCVDMCPLDSLAIHPDSGKAYMHVDECWYCGPCAARCPTGAVTVNMPYLLR; from the coding sequence ATGCCGCTGGCGCCCCAACGTGCCGATGTGCCCGTGACGATCGACGAGTCCAAGTGCATCGACGGCTGCACCCTGTGCGTGGACATGTGCCCCCTCGACTCCCTCGCGATCCACCCCGACAGCGGTAAGGCGTACATGCACGTCGACGAGTGCTGGTACTGCGGCCCGTGCGCCGCCCGCTGTCCCACCGGCGCGGTCACGGTCAACATGCCCTATCTCTTGAGGTGA